CCTGACCGTGGCGCCGACCGAAGACCCGACCCTGTCGCGTCTGACGCTGACCACCGTTGGCCATGACGAAGTGATCGAGCAGATCACCAAGAACCTGAACAAGCTTGTCGAAGTGGTAAAGCTTGTCGACCTGTCGGAAAGTGCTCACATCGAGCGCGAACTGATGCTGGTCAAGGTTAAGGCCACCGGAGCCCAGCGCGCCGAGATCAAGCGCACCACGGATATCTTCCGTGGCCAGATCGTCGATGTGACCGCCAGTGTGTACACCGTGCAACTGAGCGGCACCAGCGACAAACTGGACAGCTTCATCCAGGCCATCGGCACTGCATCGATTCTCGAAACCGTGCGCAGTGGCGTCACCGGCATTGCCCGTGGCGACAAAGTGCTCAGCATCTAAATTCAAAAATTAGCGATGGCTCCGCAGGGGCCGAGATATAACCAGGGGTATTTTCATGAAAGTTTTCTACGATAAAGACTGCGACCTTTCCATCATCCAGGGTAAGAAAGTCGCCATCATCGGTTACGGCTCCCAAGGTCACGCCCAGGCGTGCAACCTGAAAGACTCCGGTGTAGACGTTACCGTCGGTCTGCGTAAAGGCTCGGCCACCGTTGCCAAAGCTGAAGCCCACGGCCTGAAAGTTGCCGACGTGGCTACCGCTGTCGCTGCTGCCGACCTGGTCATGATCCTGACCCCGGACGAGTTCCAAGGCGCTCTGTACAAGAACGAGATCGAGCCGAACATTAAGAAAGGCGCAACCCTGGCCTTCTCCCACGGCTTCTCGATTCACTACAACCAAGTCGTGCCGCGTGCCGACCTCGACGTGATCATGATCGCGCCGAAAGCCCCGGGCCACACCGTTCGCT
The sequence above is drawn from the Pseudomonas putida genome and encodes:
- the ilvN gene encoding acetolactate synthase small subunit, whose amino-acid sequence is MRHIISLLLENEPGALSRVVGLFSQRNYNIESLTVAPTEDPTLSRLTLTTVGHDEVIEQITKNLNKLVEVVKLVDLSESAHIERELMLVKVKATGAQRAEIKRTTDIFRGQIVDVTASVYTVQLSGTSDKLDSFIQAIGTASILETVRSGVTGIARGDKVLSI